Below is a genomic region from Brassica rapa cultivar Chiifu-401-42 chromosome A08, CAAS_Brap_v3.01, whole genome shotgun sequence.
AAGCTGTGATCACAGAGTTCCAGTTGAATGTACAACTGCTCGTTTTCAAACCACGAGTTGTAGTATCCCACTACATTTTCATGGAATCCTACATACAAAACAAGTTAGAAAAAAAGATAAGGATAAGAAGGTGAAACAAGGAACTGTACTGACCTAGAGCAGCAAGAGCTTGAACTTCCATCATAGCTTTACACCTGCAATAAACTCGATTATGATTACTTCAATTAAATTGATCCAAACAAGTTGAAATACAGTAAAATCATTCCTTTACTAAGAAAACTAATGGAGAAAAATTTTACCTCTCTGAATCTAGATACAGCTTCCTTGTGCTGTGTTTCACGGCGTACAAGCAACCATCAATCCTCTTCAAAACTTTAAATACGCGACTGAAATTCCCAGCACCTATTTGCTGGAGAAACCAAACCAAGTTATGTTAGAAGCAGCAACATAGTTCCATCACTTTAcaaaaaagatttttaaaaagccTTCTTTGGCTTACCTGAATTTCATGAAAGTCTGTGAGATATCTTGACAAGCCATCCCCACCCATGCTTGCAGGGAGAAAACCTACATTGCAGATACAGTTATTACATTTTTACAGAAGGGTCGTCAGAATCCTTAAGCCTTTCAGAAAATTCTTAAACAACAAAGTGAGGGTAGAGATAACTCACTAGCACATTTAGACCTCTGATATCCGAAAGGGTCAGTAGCTGTATCGGACTCATTCATAACATAAGGATTCTTGAGGCAAGGAGGCGGCATAACCCGAGACCGAAGAGCAACTGCGGACCGTGAAACGTATCCAGTCCTCTCTGTTTTATCCACCATGATCTCGTCTATGTCAATATCATCATCCTCTTGTTCATCTACTCTATATTTTGAAGCCCAGGTAGAATCTGAAGTATTAAATGTGAAACTGTCTGCATTATTGAAAATCATTGAAAAAGTTTAGGAGAATAACACATCACCAAACTATCTAGATAATACTTCACTGAATCTTAAGACAACAAAGACAAACATAAATGTTGGACAAATAGTTGAAACAGGAGAATCAAACATAACCAGATCTGGAAAATCTAGGGAGAAAAAGTGAAATGAAAGCTTACCCTGGCGGCATTTTTTGCTTTTAGCTGAAGTTAGTTTAACAGGAGACCTCGGACAAGGAGAATGATCctacaattaaaaataaaaacaaaagagagaaaaactTATACATTGGAGATATTGGTGAAATGAATTAAAAACCATGGATAAGAAGACTAAACGCTTTCTCTGAGTTTACCATGCTGATGTTTAAATCGCTCATCAAGTTCTGATTGTCCGGAGTTATATAGTCAGGTGTGCTgaaaaaccaatttaaaaaaaaaaatgaatttattaCAAATCACTGGTAAAGAAGAGCATCCAGCATTCATCAATAACTCAGATGAATCTATTAACAAGTTTTTAGCTTTCTTTGAGACTTCAAACAAAGGTTGGTGAAAAATAAAGGTAACATCTTCAAATTTACATTTTCACCCTAGTTCAAATACAATCCTAGTCTGACTAACAAATTACTCGAATCTTTTACCAGAAGAAGTCTTGGCTGAGAATGAATTCCTTCTCTCCCCAATCTCCGTCTGCACCCAACTCATTCCGGAGCTCCGACGACTCCGCAGCATTCGACGGCGGGCGATTATCGAACGAAAGCTTCGACAATTGACCGAATTGAAGCAGAGAGTGTCGCTCTAATGTCCCCTCCATCTTCCGACTCTTCTTCGTTCGCCTCGTTTCGATTGTGCCTAGGCCTTTCCTCTTCCCCAACAGTCTTCGTCCTTTCTTCCTCTCGAGCAATggaaattataaatatattttaaaatttgcgcGCTCtcgagcttttttttttgggaagaATCAAATGCAGCATCGACTACGGTGCACTTTGTCTCTTATCGATTTGCAACCGTAGATCGTTCCGTGTATTAGCTTTTCGTCAGAGATTAGGTGGAGGTGCAGCGGATGTTTTGTGGTGCGTGTCATGTAAGCTTTGGGGTccttaataataaattatttttttccataATAGCACTAGCACTTGGGCCATGATGCAGGAATTTAAATATTGCACCTTTTGAGATATAAACAAggtttaataatgttttattgtATTTCCAAATTACGATGGTATGATTGAATGACACTTTTATAGTAAATATTTGGAGTAAATCTTTTTTACTCTGTATTCCACTTAATTACTATACCAATCAAGTTGAATGAAAATAATTTCCATATGATTTCAGctgaaaaaaaactgaaaaagggTAGAAAGTTTTCTGCTTGTTTTAACATGAGTAAAAGTtttgataatataatttttaataaagttaaagtGTTACTGAAAAATACGATAACATCTTATATAAAAGAGAATCAAAATTTCTTAAAACATCTTATCTTTCATAATGGAGGATACTATCTTAGATTAATTATATAACCCAATCAATAGGTTCTGTTTGACctccttttattatttttaatatagtttttatatatgtagaCAATCAGCTGCAGTGTTCAATCTTCATGTTGTCTCATTGTGATTTCTTTTGATTTATACAgagaaaaacaataaaaagatacaagtaaaaaacaagaaaagataAG
It encodes:
- the LOC103836692 gene encoding wee1-like protein kinase, producing MEGTLERHSLLQFGQLSKLSFDNRPPSNAAESSELRNELGADGDWGEKEFILSQDFFCTPDYITPDNQNLMSDLNISMDHSPCPRSPVKLTSAKSKKCRQDSFTFNTSDSTWASKYRVDEQEDDDIDIDEIMVDKTERTGYVSRSAVALRSRVMPPPCLKNPYVMNESDTATDPFGYQRSKCASFLPASMGGDGLSRYLTDFHEIQQIGAGNFSRVFKVLKRIDGCLYAVKHSTRKLYLDSERCKAMMEVQALAALGFHENVVGYYNSWFENEQLYIQLELCDHSLSKKSSLRISEREILVIMHQIAKALQFVHEKGIAHLDVKPDNIYIKNGVCKLGDFGCATRLDKSLPVEEGDARYMPQEVLNENYEHLDKVDIFSLGVTVYELIRGSPLRESRNKSLNIKQGKLPLLPGHSLQLQQLLKTMMDRDPSRRPSARELVEHPMFDRIRG